From the genome of Papaver somniferum cultivar HN1 chromosome 2, ASM357369v1, whole genome shotgun sequence, one region includes:
- the LOC113352094 gene encoding F-box protein At5g07610-like produces the protein MTVYLSIDILEEILLRLPVKSLIVFKCVSKQWLSLISNPSFARRHSLQKLGRSVTGLFVQDPSWLGLYGNAFVFLDESKRNNVISKSFNPYAKSLPCPIDFRRRTIQSCNGLLCCKTSHNNPTFYVYNPSTNHHKILPRSPFKKDGFKSFCSVSLAFDPDKSPHYEVISIWAHKCRTLGVEIYSSKSESWKDLGMVNGSGRIYIVEDTGVFLNGSLHWFNRYGSCYLDVGEKSLQLKKMPAPPVAREDQVYGQTTWIVYFGECNGHIHLMKAYRKFPTSLYIMELEMDYTKWKVKYHINIELLTSAYYSEMVFDMHYQSIQDFSVLFVEDHDDDESKTSKMVIQIREHIIFYDLKDMTFNEVKDIQLTRRHPYKRLATPFIESLACV, from the coding sequence ATGACGGTTTATTTATCAATTGATATTTTAGAAGAGATATTGTTGCGTTTACCAGTGAAGTCACTAATTGTATTCAAATGCGTATCTAAACAATGGCTATCCTTGATATCTAATCCCAGTTTCGCTCGCCGCCATTCCCTTCAAAAGCTCGGACGTTCAGTTACAGGACTTTTTGTGCAAGATCCGTCCTGGTTAGGGTTGTATGGTAATGCTTTTGTCTTTCTTGACGAAAGCAAAAGAAATAATGTCATCAGCAAGAGTTTCAACCCCTACGCGAAATCACTACCTTGCCCTATCGATTTTAGACGCCGAACTATTCAATCTTGCAACGGCCTTTTGTGCTGCAAGACCAGCCACAATAACCCAACTTTCTACGTTTATAATCCATCAACAAACCATCACAAAATCCTTCCTCGATCCCCGTTTAAAAAGGATGGTTTCAAATCGTTTTGTAGTGTTAGCTTAGCTTTTGATCCTGATAAGTCACCTCATTATGAAGTTATCTCCATTTGGGCACATAAATGCCGCACTCTTGGAGTTGAAATCTACTCTTCTAAATCAGAGTCATGGAAAGACTTGGGGATGGTAAATGGTTCTGGAAGAATTTACATTGTCGAAGATACTGGTGTCTTTTTGAACGGTTCTTTGCATTGGTTCAACAGATATGGCTCGTGTTATCTTGATGTTGGCGAAAAATCACTGCAACTAAAGAAAATGCCAGCACCCCCGGTAGCTAGAGAGGATCAAGTATATGGCCAGACGACATGGATAGTTTATTTTGGGGAGTGTAATGGGCATATCCATCTTATGAAAGCTTATAGGAAGTTCCCAACTAGTCTATATATCATGGAATTGGAAATGGATTACACAAAATGGAAAGTTAAATACCACATTAACATAGAGCTTTTAACAAGTGCATATTATAGTGAGATGGTATTTGACATGCATTATCAGTCTATTCAAGATTTCTCGGTGTTGTTTGTTGAAGACCATGACGACGATGAGTCAAAGACATCCAAAATGGTGATACAGATAAGAGAGCATATCATATTTTACGATCTGAAGGATATGACCTTTAATGAAGTTAAAGATATACAATTGACCAGACGACATCCATACAAACGGTTAGCTACTCCATTCATCGAGTCACTTGCTTGTGTTTGA